The following coding sequences lie in one Polynucleobacter sp. HIN7 genomic window:
- the argH gene encoding argininosuccinate lyase — translation MSSSKNSLANKSKAWSGRFAEPVDSLVQHYTSSLAFDQRLALVDIAGSLAHAEMLAAQKIISKADFMAIQKGMAQIEKEIVSGRFDWQLALEDVHLNIEARLTKLIGDAGKRLHTGRSRNDQVATDIRLWLRSEIDLILGDLTRLREAFLNLAEQHANTIMPGHTHLQVAQPVTFGHHLLAYYEMFTRDAERLADCRARVNQLPLGAAALAGTSYPIDRARVAKTLGFDGVCQNSLDAVSDRDFAIEFCANAAILMMHVSRLSEELILWLSPRFGFIDLPDRFCTGSSIMPQKKNPDVPELARGKTGRVNGDLIALLTLMKGQPLAYNKDNQEDKEPLFDAVDTVSQTIQIFADMVPHIKVNQAAMEYAAEEGFATATDLADYLVKQGLPFRDAHEAVAHAVKRCVEKDCALSDLTLAELIKACGLTTKSKLITQDVFAVLTPKGSVGARNHVGGTAPKQVIAAIKRARTALKKK, via the coding sequence ATGAGCTCATCCAAAAATTCTTTAGCCAATAAATCCAAAGCGTGGTCTGGCCGCTTTGCTGAACCCGTCGATTCCCTAGTTCAGCACTACACTTCCTCACTGGCCTTCGACCAGCGGCTAGCCCTTGTGGATATTGCCGGATCTCTGGCCCACGCCGAGATGCTGGCTGCCCAGAAAATCATTTCGAAGGCTGATTTCATGGCCATTCAAAAGGGCATGGCCCAGATCGAAAAAGAAATTGTGTCTGGACGCTTTGATTGGCAATTAGCCCTTGAAGATGTTCACCTCAATATTGAAGCTAGGCTTACCAAATTGATCGGGGATGCGGGCAAACGTCTGCATACTGGCCGCTCACGCAATGATCAAGTCGCCACCGATATTCGTTTATGGCTAAGAAGTGAAATTGATTTAATTTTGGGTGACCTCACACGTTTACGCGAGGCATTTCTCAACTTGGCGGAGCAACACGCCAATACCATCATGCCGGGTCATACCCATCTGCAAGTAGCTCAACCCGTGACATTTGGACATCATCTGCTCGCTTACTACGAGATGTTTACCCGTGACGCAGAGCGCTTGGCCGATTGCCGTGCGCGAGTGAACCAATTGCCTTTGGGTGCCGCCGCTCTGGCTGGTACCAGCTATCCGATTGATCGGGCCCGTGTTGCCAAAACCCTGGGTTTTGATGGAGTCTGCCAAAACTCGCTCGATGCAGTGTCTGATCGTGATTTCGCAATTGAGTTTTGTGCAAACGCTGCAATCCTCATGATGCATGTCTCCAGATTATCTGAAGAGTTGATTTTGTGGCTCAGCCCACGCTTTGGTTTTATTGATTTGCCAGACCGGTTTTGTACCGGCAGCTCAATCATGCCGCAGAAGAAAAATCCCGACGTCCCTGAGTTAGCCCGTGGCAAGACCGGGCGGGTGAATGGTGATTTGATTGCTCTTCTCACCCTCATGAAAGGACAACCACTTGCCTATAACAAAGATAATCAAGAAGATAAAGAGCCTCTCTTTGACGCCGTCGATACAGTTAGCCAAACGATCCAAATTTTTGCAGATATGGTCCCTCACATCAAGGTTAATCAAGCCGCAATGGAATACGCAGCAGAAGAGGGTTTTGCAACCGCTACGGATCTGGCCGATTACTTGGTTAAGCAAGGATTGCCATTTCGGGATGCGCATGAGGCGGTTGCTCATGCAGTCAAACGCTGCGTTGAGAAAGATTGTGCTTTAAGCGATCTCACTCTGGCGGAGCTCATTAAGGCTTGCGGATTAACCACCAAATCTAAGTTAATTACTCAGGATGTGTTTGCGGTATTAACCCCTAAGGGTTCAGTGGGTGCCCGCAATCATGTGGGAGGTACTGCCCCCAAACAGGTCATTGCAGCTATTAAACGTGCCCGCACCGCCCTGAAAAAGAAGTAA
- a CDS encoding arginine/lysine/ornithine decarboxylase, which translates to MKFRFPIIIIDEDFRSENISGSGIRDLAVAIEKEGIEVIGLTSYGDLTSFAQQASRASCFILSIDDEEFDAVVDPEDSDLPAIANLRSFVVEVRKRNEDIPIFLYGETRTSRHIPNDILRELHGFIHMNEDTPEFVARHIIREAKVYLDSLAPPFFRALTHYASEGSYSWHCPGHSGGVAFLKSPVGRMFHQFFGENMLRADVCNAVEELGQLLDHTGPVVASERNAARIFNADHLFFVTNGTSTSNKIVWHSTVAPGDVVLVDRNCHKSVIHSIMMMGAIPVFLMPTRNHLGIIGPIPKEEFEWANIQKKIAANPFIKDKNVVPRVLTITQSTYDGIVYNVEMIKSMLDGKVDSLHFDEAWLPHAAFHPFYQDMHAIGQNRKPPQKSLLFSTQSTHKLLAGLSQASQVLVQDAQERKLDRDCFNEAYLMHTSTSPQYAIIASCDVSAAMMESPGGTTLVEESIAEALDFRRAMRKVDEEFGSDWWFKVWGPDHLAEEGIGTRDDWILEPNAYWHDFGPLAKNFNMLDPIKATVVTPGLDIEGNFGEIGIPASIVTKYLAEHGVIVEKTGLYSFFIMFTIGITKGRWNTLVTELQQFKDHFDKNQPLWKVLPEFVAKHPRYERVGLQEISAQIHSFYKSRDVARMTTEMYLSNMEPAMIPGDAWSKMAHKDIDRVPIDELEGRITAMLVTPYPPGIPLLIPGERFNKAIVDYLRFARDFNQRFPGFETDIHGLVKNADGNNGYYVDCVRA; encoded by the coding sequence ATGAAATTTCGTTTCCCGATCATCATCATTGATGAAGACTTTCGCTCCGAGAACATTTCGGGTTCTGGTATTCGTGACCTTGCAGTTGCGATTGAGAAGGAAGGAATTGAGGTAATTGGTTTGACCAGTTACGGTGATCTCACCTCATTCGCGCAGCAAGCCTCGCGAGCATCATGCTTTATTTTGTCGATTGACGATGAAGAGTTTGATGCGGTGGTGGATCCTGAAGATAGCGATTTACCAGCAATTGCCAACCTGCGCTCGTTTGTCGTTGAAGTGCGTAAGCGCAATGAAGATATTCCGATCTTTTTGTATGGCGAGACCCGTACCTCGCGCCATATTCCCAACGATATTCTGCGTGAGTTGCATGGCTTCATTCATATGAATGAAGATACGCCTGAGTTCGTGGCGCGCCATATCATTCGTGAGGCTAAGGTCTATCTTGATTCCTTAGCGCCCCCTTTCTTTCGGGCGCTCACTCACTATGCCTCCGAGGGTTCGTATTCCTGGCATTGCCCGGGGCACTCAGGAGGCGTTGCCTTTTTGAAGAGCCCTGTTGGTCGTATGTTCCATCAATTTTTTGGTGAGAACATGTTGCGTGCCGATGTCTGTAATGCGGTGGAAGAGTTAGGTCAGCTCTTAGATCACACCGGACCCGTGGTGGCCAGCGAGCGCAATGCCGCACGTATCTTCAATGCAGACCATTTGTTTTTTGTCACTAATGGCACATCGACTTCGAACAAAATTGTTTGGCACTCGACAGTGGCTCCGGGCGATGTGGTTCTAGTCGATCGCAATTGCCATAAATCGGTGATTCATTCGATCATGATGATGGGTGCGATCCCAGTATTTTTGATGCCCACCCGTAATCATCTTGGCATTATTGGGCCTATTCCAAAAGAAGAGTTTGAGTGGGCCAATATTCAGAAAAAGATTGCGGCTAACCCCTTTATCAAAGATAAAAATGTTGTTCCAAGGGTCTTAACCATAACCCAGAGCACCTATGACGGGATTGTCTATAACGTTGAGATGATCAAGTCCATGCTCGATGGTAAGGTCGATAGCTTACATTTCGATGAAGCATGGTTACCGCATGCAGCTTTTCATCCTTTTTATCAGGACATGCATGCGATTGGTCAGAATCGTAAACCTCCACAAAAGAGTTTGTTGTTCTCAACCCAATCAACCCATAAATTACTCGCTGGCTTATCGCAAGCCTCCCAAGTCTTGGTGCAGGATGCCCAGGAGCGCAAGCTTGATCGAGATTGCTTTAACGAGGCCTACTTGATGCATACCTCGACCAGTCCTCAGTACGCGATTATTGCTTCATGCGATGTATCGGCAGCCATGATGGAGTCACCCGGTGGCACCACCTTGGTTGAAGAGTCGATTGCGGAAGCCTTAGATTTTAGGCGTGCGATGCGTAAGGTCGATGAGGAGTTTGGCTCTGACTGGTGGTTTAAGGTTTGGGGCCCAGATCATTTGGCTGAAGAGGGCATTGGAACGCGTGACGATTGGATTTTGGAGCCCAACGCCTATTGGCATGACTTTGGTCCTTTGGCCAAGAACTTCAACATGCTTGATCCGATCAAGGCAACGGTGGTTACTCCGGGCTTGGATATTGAAGGTAATTTTGGTGAGATTGGTATTCCGGCAAGTATCGTGACCAAGTACCTGGCCGAGCACGGCGTGATTGTTGAGAAGACCGGGCTCTATTCATTCTTCATCATGTTCACGATTGGTATTACCAAAGGGCGTTGGAATACTCTGGTGACCGAGTTGCAACAGTTCAAGGATCACTTTGATAAGAACCAACCCCTGTGGAAGGTGCTGCCTGAGTTTGTTGCTAAGCACCCCCGTTACGAACGCGTGGGACTACAAGAGATTTCTGCGCAAATTCATTCTTTTTATAAGAGCCGCGATGTAGCCCGCATGACCACTGAAATGTACCTCTCGAATATGGAGCCAGCGATGATTCCAGGCGACGCCTGGAGCAAGATGGCCCATAAAGACATTGACCGAGTACCGATTGATGAGCTTGAGGGTCGCATTACCGCCATGCTGGTAACACCATATCCCCCGGGCATTCCACTGCTAATTCCGGGTGAGCGCTTTAATAAAGCGATTGTGGATTACTTACGCTTTGCACGTGACTTTAACCAACGGTTCCCGGGCTTTGAAACCGATATCCATGGCCTAGTTAAAAATGCCGATGGCAATAACGGTTACTACGTCGACTGCGTGCGTGCTTAA
- the dcd gene encoding dCTP deaminase, which yields MTIKSDHWIRRMAEGGMISPFEPGQIRTNAAGQKIVSYGTSSYGYDIRCANEFKIFTNINSTIVDPKQFDEKSFVDFKGDVCIIPPNSFALARTVEYFKIPRNVLTICVGKSTYARCGIIVNVTPFEPEWEGYVTLEFSNTTPLPAKIYAGEGCAQVLFFESDEVCGTSYKDRGGKYQGQHGVTLPKT from the coding sequence ATGACTATTAAATCTGACCATTGGATTCGCCGGATGGCCGAGGGGGGCATGATTAGCCCCTTTGAGCCCGGCCAAATTCGGACGAACGCCGCAGGGCAAAAAATTGTGAGTTATGGCACATCAAGTTATGGCTATGACATTCGGTGCGCGAATGAGTTCAAGATCTTTACCAATATCAACAGCACGATTGTGGATCCGAAGCAATTTGATGAAAAGTCATTTGTGGATTTCAAGGGTGATGTCTGCATCATCCCCCCCAATTCCTTTGCCTTGGCAAGAACGGTGGAGTATTTCAAGATCCCTCGCAATGTGTTAACCATTTGCGTAGGCAAGAGTACCTATGCGCGTTGCGGAATCATCGTCAATGTCACACCGTTTGAGCCCGAGTGGGAAGGTTATGTCACTCTGGAGTTTTCGAATACCACTCCATTGCCAGCCAAAATTTATGCGGGCGAGGGTTGCGCTCAAGTCCTTTTCTTTGAGAGCGATGAAGTATGCGGTACCTCTTACAAAGATCGTGGCGGTAAGTACCAAGGCCAACACGGCGTTACGTTACCCAAAACCTAA
- a CDS encoding formate dehydrogenase accessory sulfurtransferase FdhD, with product MSKTSQSTIAMTNASVPVVHEVAIIDELGRQKTTFIPGERSLTIYLDKREVVTLMTLGAAPEALVLGYLRNQRLVESAEDIESIQVDWETDSAAVKTRRATVDIDAITSKRVVTTGCGQGTMFGGLMEDMAQIRLPDGPKLHQAAIVDLLEQIRAHETIYKKAGSVHACAVFERAGDDRVRLLHLIEDVGRHNAVDSISGLLWLAKRHGEDLIFFTTGRLTSEMVIKGAQMGIPFLLTRSGVTQMGLELAKKTHLTLLSRCSGKHFEIYNAPERVVFQTPST from the coding sequence ATGAGTAAGACTTCGCAATCCACTATTGCAATGACCAACGCTTCTGTACCCGTGGTTCATGAGGTGGCGATTATTGATGAGTTAGGACGTCAGAAAACAACCTTTATTCCAGGCGAGCGCTCCTTGACCATCTACTTGGATAAGCGCGAGGTGGTAACCCTCATGACCTTGGGTGCGGCGCCCGAGGCCTTGGTCCTAGGATATTTACGCAACCAACGATTGGTGGAGTCGGCTGAGGATATTGAGAGCATTCAGGTTGATTGGGAAACCGACTCAGCGGCGGTGAAGACCCGCAGAGCCACAGTCGATATTGATGCAATCACCAGTAAGCGTGTCGTGACCACGGGCTGTGGCCAAGGCACCATGTTTGGTGGGCTGATGGAGGATATGGCCCAGATTCGGCTACCAGACGGCCCTAAGCTTCATCAGGCGGCGATTGTGGATCTCTTAGAGCAAATCCGGGCTCATGAAACCATCTACAAGAAAGCGGGCTCTGTGCATGCCTGTGCGGTATTTGAGCGTGCTGGGGACGATCGGGTCAGACTCTTGCATCTGATTGAGGATGTGGGCCGGCACAATGCAGTTGACTCCATTTCGGGCTTACTTTGGTTGGCTAAGCGCCATGGTGAGGACCTCATCTTTTTTACGACCGGGCGCCTAACTTCGGAGATGGTGATCAAGGGGGCTCAGATGGGTATTCCCTTTTTGCTGACCCGTTCCGGGGTTACGCAGATGGGCTTGGAGCTGGCCAAAAAGACCCATTTAACCTTGCTCTCGCGCTGCTCCGGTAAGCACTTTGAGATCTACAACGCCCCAGAGCGTGTGGTTTTTCAGACACCCTCGACCTGA
- the metG gene encoding methionine--tRNA ligase, producing MRQLLVTSALPYANGQIHIGHLVEYVQTDIWVRFQRMRGHEVHYVGADDTHGTPIMLRAEKEGITPKELIDKVWHEHKRDFDHFLISFDHYYTTDSPENEQLSREIYLKLREAGLIEKRAIEQAYDPVKEMFLPDRFIKGNCPKCGAADQYGDSCEKCGATYAPTDLQNPYSVVSGATPIRKVSDHYFFKLSDPRCEAFLREWTQVKTPLQIEAKNKMKEWVGTEGDSKLCDWDISRDAPYFGFEIPDAPGKYFYVWLDAPIGYYASFLKYCKERGLDFANWVKPDSTTEQYHFIGKDILYFHTLFWPATLHFSGYRTPTNVFAHGFLTVDGEKMSKSRGTLISANSVIEAGLNPEWFRYYFATKLNATMEDLDLNLQDFVARVNSDLLGKYINIASRTAGFLVKRFEGRVTDAAMTHPLLESIANASDSIADLYESREFAKAVRQIMELADLVNAYVDENKPWELAKDPQGSSKLHEVCSVILESFRRLSLYLKPVLPNLVTQVEEFLSIEPMQWHDIRKSLKSDMAIKPYRHLMTRVEPTQVETLLQLNR from the coding sequence ATGCGTCAACTGCTCGTCACCTCCGCCCTACCCTACGCTAATGGCCAAATCCATATTGGACATCTCGTGGAATACGTACAGACGGATATTTGGGTTCGGTTTCAAAGAATGCGTGGCCATGAGGTGCATTACGTCGGTGCCGACGATACCCACGGCACCCCGATCATGCTGCGGGCTGAAAAAGAGGGGATTACGCCCAAAGAGCTAATCGACAAGGTGTGGCATGAACACAAGCGGGATTTTGATCACTTTTTGATCTCGTTTGATCATTACTACACCACCGATAGTCCCGAGAATGAGCAGTTATCGCGGGAAATTTATCTGAAGTTGCGAGAGGCAGGATTGATTGAAAAGCGGGCCATTGAGCAAGCTTATGATCCCGTCAAAGAGATGTTTTTGCCTGATCGCTTCATTAAGGGTAATTGCCCTAAATGCGGTGCGGCCGACCAATATGGCGACTCATGCGAGAAATGCGGCGCAACCTACGCGCCCACCGATCTCCAGAATCCATACTCCGTGGTAAGTGGTGCTACGCCAATTCGTAAGGTCTCGGATCATTATTTTTTCAAACTATCCGATCCGCGTTGTGAAGCATTTTTACGCGAATGGACCCAAGTAAAAACCCCGCTACAGATTGAAGCCAAGAACAAGATGAAAGAGTGGGTGGGCACCGAGGGGGATAGCAAACTATGTGACTGGGATATTTCGCGTGATGCGCCCTACTTTGGCTTTGAAATCCCCGACGCGCCCGGTAAATATTTTTATGTATGGCTTGATGCTCCCATTGGCTATTACGCGAGCTTCCTAAAGTATTGCAAGGAACGAGGCCTTGATTTTGCAAACTGGGTTAAGCCCGATAGCACTACCGAGCAATACCATTTCATTGGTAAAGACATTTTGTATTTTCATACGCTCTTTTGGCCTGCGACCTTGCACTTTTCAGGCTATCGCACACCCACCAATGTTTTTGCTCACGGATTTTTAACCGTGGATGGCGAGAAGATGAGTAAATCACGTGGCACGCTTATTTCTGCCAACAGTGTGATTGAAGCTGGTCTTAATCCTGAATGGTTTCGCTATTACTTTGCAACAAAGTTGAATGCAACCATGGAGGATCTGGATCTAAACCTCCAAGATTTTGTGGCACGCGTTAACAGCGATCTTTTGGGGAAGTACATCAACATCGCTAGTCGTACCGCTGGATTTTTAGTAAAACGCTTTGAGGGTCGAGTTACGGATGCAGCGATGACGCATCCATTACTAGAATCGATTGCCAATGCAAGTGACTCAATCGCAGATCTTTATGAATCTCGCGAATTTGCAAAAGCAGTACGTCAAATCATGGAGCTCGCGGATCTGGTCAATGCCTACGTCGATGAGAACAAGCCTTGGGAGCTTGCCAAGGATCCCCAAGGGTCAAGCAAACTACATGAAGTGTGTAGCGTCATCCTAGAATCTTTCCGTCGCTTGAGCTTGTATTTAAAGCCTGTCTTGCCAAATCTTGTTACTCAAGTTGAAGAATTTTTATCGATTGAGCCCATGCAATGGCACGACATCCGCAAATCATTAAAGAGCGACATGGCCATTAAACCTTATCGTCATTTAATGACCCGGGTTGAGCCAACCCAGGTCGAGACTCTCCTCCAATTAAATCGCTAA
- a CDS encoding DUF3460 family protein, whose amino-acid sequence MKKYKSQATLFLEKLKSQNPHLEQAQREGRALLWDKPALSPEEIRRNQLAKVKQRAYVYGND is encoded by the coding sequence ATGAAGAAATATAAATCTCAAGCCACCTTGTTTTTAGAAAAACTCAAGTCTCAAAATCCCCATCTGGAACAAGCGCAGCGTGAAGGTCGTGCCCTATTGTGGGATAAGCCTGCACTGAGCCCCGAAGAGATTCGACGCAACCAACTGGCTAAAGTCAAGCAACGCGCCTACGTATATGGCAATGACTGA
- a CDS encoding segregation and condensation protein A, with the protein MTEELEPLPNGPSEEKIDGLSSAFAKLYGEPLFQLPNDLYIPPDALEVFLEAFEGPLDLLLYLIRKQNFNVLDIPMAEVTQQYLSYIDQIRHHNLELAAEYLLMAAMLIEIKSRMLLPMKKADSDEEVEDPRAELVRRLLEYERMKLAAQELDRIPQVGRDFQVAHGYVDTSVAVTWPEVNLEDLQMAWRDVLHRAKLNQHHTITREQLSVRDFMTRILRRLQNTRFVEFSELFEDAIRSGNGVPVIVVNFIAMLELSRESLIEITQAEPYAPIYVRLAYTPSA; encoded by the coding sequence ATGACTGAGGAGCTCGAGCCGCTCCCCAATGGTCCATCAGAAGAAAAAATTGATGGCTTAAGCTCTGCCTTTGCCAAGCTGTATGGCGAACCGCTGTTTCAGTTACCAAATGATTTATATATTCCACCAGATGCTCTGGAGGTTTTTCTAGAAGCCTTCGAAGGTCCACTGGATTTGCTGCTGTATCTAATTCGTAAACAGAATTTCAATGTCCTCGATATTCCAATGGCCGAGGTCACGCAGCAGTACCTCAGTTATATCGACCAAATCCGTCATCACAATCTTGAACTGGCGGCCGAGTATCTCCTGATGGCAGCGATGCTCATTGAGATTAAATCGCGCATGCTCCTGCCCATGAAAAAAGCAGACAGTGATGAAGAGGTCGAAGATCCACGCGCTGAGCTAGTACGGCGCTTACTGGAATACGAGCGCATGAAATTAGCTGCCCAAGAACTTGATCGCATTCCGCAAGTGGGTCGTGACTTTCAGGTGGCTCATGGCTATGTCGATACCAGTGTTGCAGTCACGTGGCCCGAGGTGAACCTTGAAGATTTACAGATGGCCTGGCGTGATGTCTTACACCGTGCCAAACTTAATCAACACCACACCATTACACGCGAGCAGTTATCGGTTCGTGACTTCATGACGCGCATTCTGCGGCGCTTACAGAACACCCGCTTTGTCGAATTCAGCGAGCTATTTGAGGATGCCATTCGTTCTGGTAATGGTGTCCCCGTGATTGTGGTGAACTTCATTGCGATGCTTGAACTCTCCCGTGAATCTCTCATTGAAATCACGCAAGCCGAGCCCTACGCGCCCATCTACGTCCGACTGGCCTATACACCAAGCGCATGA
- the panC gene encoding pantoate--beta-alanine ligase — translation MKIVTDIQELRDQLRGQNRASFVPTMGNLHAGHLSLMRIARQHGDPVIASIFVNRLQFGPHEDFDQYPRTLEADAEKLEKEGVYVLFAPTEKVLYPEPQEYRVDPPKQLGDILEGEFRPGFFKGVCTVVLKLFSCVQPRVAVFGKKDYQQLMIIRQMAHQFALPVEIVAGETIRADDGLALSSRNAYLSDAERAEAPHLQASLQQLRLEVLDAIHRASNPKPLDQSLRDLEKKASSALTQRGWQPDYIAIRKRADLLAPSHDDLLAKKELVILAAAKLGKTRLIDNLEI, via the coding sequence ATGAAGATCGTTACCGATATTCAAGAACTGCGCGACCAGTTGCGCGGCCAAAATCGTGCCTCCTTTGTTCCTACCATGGGTAATTTGCATGCAGGGCATCTCTCCTTAATGCGCATTGCAAGGCAGCACGGTGATCCAGTAATTGCCAGTATTTTTGTAAATCGCCTGCAATTTGGTCCTCATGAAGATTTTGATCAATACCCGCGCACTCTAGAGGCGGATGCCGAGAAGCTTGAAAAGGAAGGGGTTTATGTACTCTTTGCCCCCACTGAGAAGGTCTTGTATCCCGAGCCACAGGAATACCGTGTGGATCCACCCAAGCAGTTGGGCGATATTTTGGAAGGCGAGTTCCGTCCAGGATTCTTTAAGGGGGTTTGTACCGTTGTCCTAAAACTATTCTCCTGCGTTCAGCCGCGCGTTGCGGTCTTTGGCAAAAAGGATTACCAGCAATTGATGATTATTCGCCAGATGGCCCATCAATTTGCCTTGCCCGTTGAGATTGTGGCTGGTGAAACTATTCGGGCTGATGATGGCTTGGCACTATCCTCGCGCAATGCCTATCTCAGTGATGCCGAGCGCGCTGAGGCCCCGCATTTGCAAGCCAGTCTGCAACAACTACGGTTAGAGGTTTTAGATGCCATTCATCGGGCTAGTAACCCGAAACCTCTAGATCAATCCCTGCGTGATCTGGAAAAGAAGGCTAGCAGTGCCCTGACACAACGTGGCTGGCAACCTGACTACATCGCGATTCGTAAACGCGCCGATTTGCTAGCACCCAGCCATGATGATTTACTGGCAAAGAAAGAACTTGTTATTTTGGCAGCCGCCAAACTTGGCAAGACCCGCCTGATTGATAATCTCGAGATCTAA
- a CDS encoding methionyl-tRNA formyltransferase, whose translation MRIALIGSQDFGKAALEAFLERGDEVVAVFCPPDNPKATKPEILKETALARGLNMLQFPSLKGPEAANAMRDSKADICVMAYVLQFVPQDLVKIPRFGTIQYHPSLLPKYRGPSAIGWSIALGETKTGLTIFRPSDGLDEGEIILQKEVPIGPDDTLGQVYFNHLFPLGVKALLEAADLVAAGKHQEIVQDESQANYEGWFDQAAARIHWSNHVSQIYNLIRACNPAPGAWTALNGEKVQIYDVRKHVTPTFGSVKGKPGEVVEVSSDSFKVACHGGQIEVLKAKVGKGSKVSGSECASAAGIQVGQFFDA comes from the coding sequence ATGCGCATTGCACTGATTGGCAGTCAAGATTTTGGTAAGGCCGCACTCGAGGCTTTTCTGGAGCGTGGGGATGAGGTGGTGGCTGTGTTTTGTCCACCCGATAATCCGAAAGCCACCAAGCCCGAGATCCTTAAAGAGACCGCTTTGGCTCGGGGCCTCAATATGCTCCAGTTCCCTAGTCTCAAGGGGCCTGAGGCTGCCAATGCAATGCGCGATAGCAAGGCTGATATTTGTGTGATGGCCTATGTATTGCAATTTGTACCCCAGGATTTAGTGAAGATTCCTCGGTTTGGCACGATTCAGTATCACCCATCACTGTTGCCAAAATACCGTGGTCCCAGCGCTATTGGTTGGTCGATTGCTTTGGGCGAAACCAAAACCGGATTAACGATCTTTCGACCCTCAGATGGTTTAGATGAGGGTGAAATCATTTTGCAAAAGGAAGTGCCAATTGGTCCAGACGATACCCTGGGTCAGGTGTACTTTAATCATCTCTTCCCATTGGGGGTAAAGGCATTATTGGAAGCAGCTGACCTCGTAGCGGCCGGCAAGCATCAAGAGATTGTGCAAGATGAGTCGCAAGCAAATTATGAAGGGTGGTTTGACCAAGCCGCCGCTCGGATTCATTGGTCAAATCACGTCAGCCAAATCTATAACTTGATTCGGGCATGCAATCCAGCCCCAGGTGCATGGACTGCGCTTAATGGTGAGAAGGTTCAGATCTATGATGTGCGCAAGCATGTCACCCCGACCTTCGGATCGGTTAAGGGTAAGCCTGGCGAAGTGGTTGAGGTTAGCTCAGACTCGTTTAAGGTGGCCTGCCATGGCGGCCAGATCGAGGTTCTGAAAGCCAAAGTTGGAAAAGGTTCCAAAGTCTCTGGCTCTGAGTGTGCCAGTGCAGCCGGTATTCAAGTCGGCCAGTTCTTTGACGCTTAA